From Amycolatopsis sp. WQ 127309:
TCGATGGCCATCGAAGACGCCGTCACGCTGGGGAAGTGCCTGCGCGACGTGCCGGACGTCGCCCAGGCGCTGACCACGTACGAGGGGCTGCGGCGCGAGCGCGTCGAAGCGGTGGTCGCCCGCGGCAAGCGCAACGGCGACGACAAGGTGATCGGCCCGGTCGGCCGGGTGATCCGCGACTTCTTCATCAAGCGCGCATTCGCGAAGCCGCAGGGCGAGGACCCGAACGCGTTCATGTGGAACCACCACATCGACTGGAACGAGAAGGTCGGCGTCTAGCGCCAGGTGTCGACGCGGTGGAAGTTCTTGTACGCCCGGCTCGGCGTCGGCCCGCGCTGGCCCTGGTAGCGGGAGCCGGCCTCGCTGGAGCCGTACGGGTGCTCGGCCGAGCTGGACAGCCGGAAGATGCACAGCTGGCCGATCTTCATGCCCGGCCAGAGCGTGATCGGCAGGTTCGCGACGTTCGACAGCTCCAGCGTGATGTGTCCGGAGAAGCCGGGATCGATGAAGCCCGCCGTCGAGTGCGTGAGCAGCCCGAGCCGCCCGAGCGACGACTTGCCTTCGAGGCGGCCGGCCAGGTCGTCGGCCAGGGTGACGAGCTCGAACGTCGAGCCGAGCACGAACTCGCCCGGGTGCAGCACGAAGGGCTCGTCGCCCTCCTTCTCGACGAGCGAGGTCAGCTCGTCCTGCTGCAGCTGGGGATCGATGTGGGTGTACTTGCTGTTGTTGAAGACGCGGAAGAACCGGTCGAGCCGGACGTCGACGCTGGACGGCTGGACCATGCCGGGATCGAAGGGGTCGATGCCGAGCCGGCCGGCGTCGAGCTCTTTGCGAAGGTCACGGTCACTGAGCAGCACGTCGCAAAGCCTATCCGGTGGACTGGGATATCCGGGGCTCCGCCCCGAGCCGGGGGCTCCGCCACCCGGACCCCCGAAAGCCGGTTAGGCCGCCCGCATGTGCTGCGCGTAGGTGGCATCGGGCGAGAAGAGCTTCTCGAGCCGCTTCACGTACCCGCGGCGACCGGCCTCGCCGATCCGTTCCTGCAGCGCGGTGGCCCCGGGAATGAACCGCCGCACCGTCTCGGCGGCGAAGTTGACGCCCGCCGCGGTGACGATCACGGCCTGCGCGACGGGGTCCTTCGGCAGCTCGAGGAAGTCGGCGTTGGTCTTCCCGAGCACGAGCCGCGAGATCGAGGAGTGCACGGCGACGGAGACGTGCGACAGCACCTTCCCGACGGCCCCACGCCCCTCGCCGACGGCGGCGTTGGCCTCGACCAGCGCCTTCGCGAGCCGCTTGGAGTCGTCGTCCGGGATGAACTCGGTGGCGGCGAGCAGCCAGAGCAGCCGCCAAGCGTCCTCTTCGTCACTGGGCAGCAGCTCGTCGTCGACGCCCATCAGCCAGCCGATGTAGCGCCAGAGGTGCAGGATGTCGCCGCGCTCGCGGGCGGAGTAGCGGAGGCCGAGCAGCTGCGTCCCGAAGACGTAGACGAGCGAGAAGAG
This genomic window contains:
- the dcd gene encoding dCTP deaminase: MLLSDRDLRKELDAGRLGIDPFDPGMVQPSSVDVRLDRFFRVFNNSKYTHIDPQLQQDELTSLVEKEGDEPFVLHPGEFVLGSTFELVTLADDLAGRLEGKSSLGRLGLLTHSTAGFIDPGFSGHITLELSNVANLPITLWPGMKIGQLCIFRLSSSAEHPYGSSEAGSRYQGQRGPTPSRAYKNFHRVDTWR